A window of the Halopseudomonas phragmitis genome harbors these coding sequences:
- a CDS encoding cysteine hydrolase family protein has translation MLTLQPSRTALLLIDMQRDFCAPGGYADQAGLDIQCLRAPIPTQQRLLAAARAAGMLVVHTREGHRSDLSDLPDWKRVRAERSGAPIGAPGPLGRLLVRGEYGHDLIDELQPQVGEPVIDKPGYCAFAATDLELILRTRGIDSLIITGVTTEVCVSSTLRSAIDRGFNCLTVSDACASAHPELHTAALAMISVEGGIFGEVCDSAALLSALREAA, from the coding sequence ATGCTGACGCTGCAGCCATCCCGAACCGCGCTGCTGCTGATCGACATGCAGCGTGATTTCTGTGCCCCCGGTGGCTATGCCGATCAGGCCGGGCTGGATATTCAGTGCCTACGCGCGCCGATCCCGACCCAGCAGCGGCTGCTGGCGGCGGCGCGGGCAGCAGGGATGTTGGTGGTACACACCCGTGAAGGGCACCGCAGTGACCTGTCCGACCTGCCTGACTGGAAGCGTGTGCGCGCTGAACGCAGCGGAGCACCGATTGGCGCGCCGGGCCCTTTGGGTCGGCTGCTGGTACGCGGAGAGTACGGCCATGACCTGATCGACGAGCTGCAGCCGCAGGTCGGTGAGCCGGTGATCGACAAGCCCGGCTACTGCGCCTTCGCTGCCACCGACCTGGAGCTGATTCTGCGCACCCGCGGTATCGACAGCCTGATCATCACCGGCGTGACCACCGAGGTCTGCGTCAGCTCAACCCTACGCAGCGCCATCGACCGCGGCTTCAATTGCCTGACCGTTAGCGACGCCTGCGCGTCCGCGCATCCGGAGCTGCACACCGCGGCACTGGCGATGATCAGCGTCGAGGGTGGCATCTTCGGCGAGGTCTGTGACAGTGCCGCGCTGCTCAGCGCGCTGCGGGAGGCTGCATGA
- a CDS encoding SDR family NAD(P)-dependent oxidoreductase: MLTVDLTGQRILVTGAATGIGRACALMLTRQGAEVWINHLDQADASAALVSQIHATGGLATAIEADISHPDAVEEMFARITSAGTLHGLVNNAGIIQEQSFLETSEDDWRRIMAIDLDGVYRCCRQALAGMTTTGTGSIVNIASELGQLGRENYVAYCTAKAGVIGLTKSLAREFAPQIRINAVAPGPVETAMISLEHMSQEWIARELAIPAARLGRPEEIAAAVCFLLSPAASFFTGQVLGANGGAWMGG, encoded by the coding sequence ATGCTGACAGTCGATTTAACCGGCCAGCGCATCCTGGTCACCGGCGCAGCGACCGGCATTGGCCGGGCCTGTGCGTTGATGCTGACCAGGCAAGGAGCGGAGGTCTGGATCAATCATCTTGACCAGGCCGATGCCAGTGCCGCACTGGTCAGCCAAATTCATGCAACGGGCGGCCTGGCCACGGCAATTGAGGCCGATATCAGCCACCCCGATGCGGTCGAGGAAATGTTTGCCCGCATCACCAGCGCCGGCACATTGCACGGCCTGGTCAACAACGCCGGGATCATTCAGGAACAGAGCTTTCTGGAGACCAGCGAGGACGACTGGCGGCGGATCATGGCGATCGATCTGGACGGAGTGTACCGGTGTTGCCGCCAGGCACTGGCAGGCATGACCACTACCGGCACTGGCAGCATCGTCAATATTGCCTCAGAGCTGGGCCAACTGGGCCGGGAAAACTACGTGGCCTATTGCACGGCCAAAGCAGGCGTGATCGGCCTGACCAAATCACTGGCCCGCGAATTCGCGCCGCAGATTCGCATTAACGCGGTCGCCCCCGGACCGGTGGAAACCGCGATGATTTCGCTGGAACACATGAGCCAAGAGTGGATTGCCAGGGAACTGGCGATCCCGGCCGCACGGCTCGGTCGACCAGAGGAAATTGCAGCCGCCGTCTGCTTTTTACTTTCACCCGCCGCGAGTTTTTTTACCGGCCAGGTTTTAGGCGCCAACGGCGGTGCCTGGATGGGTGGCTGA
- a CDS encoding creatininase yields the protein MTSVYMDQISWVEYQQRVEQGAVVLLPCGATEQHGPHLPLGTDALLSTALSADVAAQIGGIVAPALAYGYKSQPKCGGGQHFCGTTSLDGATLIALVQDAVREFARHGVKRLVLVLGHYENTWFVTEGIQLALRELGPACDLEVMRLEHWDFCREETLDDIFPDGFPGFALEHAAVIETSLMLHYLPHLVSLEQIPNDPPADFPPYDMYPTRTEWVPPSGVLSSARGSTAEKGARMADDIVTGITAAVRREFKLEA from the coding sequence ATGACAAGCGTCTACATGGATCAGATTAGCTGGGTAGAGTACCAGCAGCGTGTAGAGCAGGGCGCGGTGGTGCTTCTGCCCTGCGGCGCCACCGAACAGCACGGTCCGCATCTGCCGCTGGGTACCGATGCCCTGCTGTCAACCGCACTGAGCGCTGATGTAGCCGCTCAGATCGGCGGAATTGTCGCTCCGGCACTGGCCTACGGCTACAAGTCGCAGCCCAAGTGCGGCGGCGGCCAACACTTCTGCGGCACCACCAGTCTTGATGGCGCAACCCTGATCGCGCTGGTGCAGGATGCGGTGCGCGAATTCGCCCGTCATGGTGTCAAGCGACTGGTGCTGGTGCTCGGACACTACGAAAACACCTGGTTCGTCACCGAGGGCATCCAGCTGGCGTTGCGCGAGCTGGGCCCGGCCTGTGACCTTGAGGTGATGCGCCTTGAGCACTGGGACTTCTGCCGCGAAGAGACCCTGGATGACATCTTTCCCGACGGCTTCCCCGGCTTTGCGCTGGAACACGCGGCAGTGATCGAGACCTCGTTGATGCTGCACTACCTGCCCCATCTGGTCAGCCTTGAGCAGATCCCGAACGACCCGCCAGCGGACTTTCCACCCTACGATATGTACCCGACCCGCACCGAGTGGGTGCCGCCATCCGGGGTGCTTTCCTCGGCGCGGGGCTCGACCGCCGAGAAGGGCGCGCGCATGGCTGATGACATCGTCACCGGCATCACCGCTGCCGTGCGTCGTGAATTCAAGCTGGAGGCCTGA
- a CDS encoding ABC transporter ATP-binding protein, producing MNQSCISIRDLGKQFEARNQTIEALRNVNLEVQPNEFITFVGASGCGKSTLLRIMAGLETHSTGDILLRGEPIDGPGVDRAMVFQHYSLYPWLTVTGNIKFCRQLKVIADTVHSQSDVEVASGRADALLSLMGLQNFAGAYPSQLSGGMQQRVAIARALMPRPDFLLMDEPFGALDAQTREVMHDLILHVHRLEKSTILFVTHDVEEAIYLGTRIVLMAPQPGRIDSIYEVPLPKVRHQDMKLELEFIALKREILNRIRETSGVQTDLEQLARLSEGAPL from the coding sequence ATGAACCAGTCCTGTATCAGCATTCGTGATCTGGGCAAACAGTTTGAAGCCCGCAACCAGACCATCGAAGCGCTGCGCAACGTCAATCTTGAAGTGCAGCCCAACGAATTCATCACCTTTGTCGGCGCTTCCGGCTGCGGCAAATCCACCTTACTGCGTATCATGGCCGGGCTGGAAACCCACAGTACAGGCGACATCCTGCTGCGGGGCGAGCCCATCGACGGCCCCGGCGTGGACCGCGCCATGGTGTTCCAGCATTACAGTCTCTACCCCTGGCTGACGGTAACCGGGAATATCAAGTTCTGCCGCCAGCTCAAAGTGATTGCCGACACCGTGCACAGTCAGTCCGATGTTGAAGTCGCCAGCGGCCGGGCAGACGCATTGCTGAGCCTGATGGGCCTGCAGAACTTTGCAGGCGCCTATCCCAGCCAACTGTCCGGCGGCATGCAGCAACGGGTGGCGATTGCTCGCGCGCTGATGCCGCGACCGGATTTTCTGCTGATGGACGAGCCGTTCGGCGCGCTGGACGCGCAGACCCGCGAAGTGATGCACGACCTGATTCTGCACGTACACCGGCTGGAAAAAAGCACCATCCTGTTCGTCACCCATGATGTGGAGGAGGCGATCTACCTTGGCACCCGGATTGTGCTGATGGCACCCCAGCCTGGCCGGATCGACAGCATCTACGAGGTGCCGTTGCCAAAGGTGCGGCATCAGGACATGAAGCTAGAGCTGGAATTCATCGCCCTCAAACGCGAAATCCTGAACCGCATCCGGGAGACCTCCGGGGTACAAACCGACCTTGAGCAACTGGCACGCCTGAGCGAGGGAGCTCCGCTATAG
- the xerC gene encoding tyrosine recombinase XerC: MQAALEGFLGHLAHERQLSPRTLSAYRHDLEGLARFATEQGLQHWSALHEQQLRLFVARQHQAGLSGRSLQRLLSAVRSFYRYLLRERLCRHNPAVDLRAPKSPRKLPKTLDADLTARLLDGPSEDDWLACRDLAMLELFYSSGLRLSELAGLQLSDLDLAAGEVRVLGKGGKTRILPVGRLAREALQQWLKSRPSLAGDSQPLFVSQRGSGLTPRAIQLRVRRWGVNQLGQHLHPHMLRHSFASHMLESSSDLRAVQELLGHADISTTQVYTHLDFQHLAQVYDQAHPRAKRKSTDNH; encoded by the coding sequence CTGCAGGCGGCTCTGGAAGGCTTTCTCGGCCATTTGGCCCATGAACGGCAATTGTCACCCCGGACTCTGAGCGCCTATCGGCATGATCTTGAGGGTCTGGCGCGCTTTGCCACCGAGCAGGGTCTGCAGCACTGGTCCGCGCTGCACGAGCAGCAACTACGGCTGTTCGTGGCCCGCCAGCATCAGGCCGGCTTGTCGGGTCGCAGTTTGCAGCGCCTGCTCAGTGCGGTGCGCAGTTTCTACCGCTACCTGCTGCGTGAGCGGCTGTGCCGGCATAACCCGGCCGTTGATCTGCGCGCGCCCAAGAGCCCGCGCAAGCTGCCAAAGACTCTGGATGCCGATCTGACCGCACGGCTGCTGGACGGCCCGAGTGAGGACGACTGGCTGGCCTGCCGCGATCTGGCCATGCTCGAGCTGTTCTATTCCTCCGGCCTGCGGCTGTCGGAACTGGCGGGTCTGCAGCTGAGTGATCTGGATCTGGCCGCAGGCGAGGTTCGGGTTCTGGGCAAGGGCGGTAAAACCCGGATCTTGCCGGTTGGCCGGCTGGCCCGCGAAGCGCTGCAGCAGTGGCTTAAGTCCCGGCCGAGCCTGGCTGGCGACAGCCAGCCGCTGTTCGTCAGCCAGCGGGGTAGCGGTCTGACACCGCGGGCGATTCAGTTGCGGGTTCGCCGCTGGGGCGTCAATCAGCTCGGTCAGCACCTGCATCCACACATGTTGCGTCACTCCTTCGCCAGCCATATGCTGGAATCTTCCAGCGACCTGCGGGCGGTGCAGGAGCTGCTCGGCCATGCCGACATCAGCACCACCCAGGTCTACACGCACCTGGACTTTCAGCATCTGGCCCAGGTCTACGATCAGGCCCATCCACGGGCCAAGCGCAAGAGTACGGATAACCACTGA
- a CDS encoding N-acyl homoserine lactonase family protein, whose product MTQVQKLWPLLTATHHYDKSISTRGRGHGVQIEAPILAFLIETKQGRVLFDVGCDYNKLSDPALRARWYDPEAFPMGPPQMSEEQRLEAHLAKLGLTCKDIDMVFLSHLHFDHAGGLCDVCGAEVHVHEDELHAAREPADDAYFADDFAGNVRWRLQQDEYDLLPGLRAINTPGHTAGHMSLMIELPTGAPVILTGDAADLSENLDDEIAPGLCWRDREDMALDSIRKLKRIAGETGAELWPNHDMAFWRTLKRFPEYHA is encoded by the coding sequence ATGACCCAGGTGCAGAAACTCTGGCCGCTGCTGACCGCGACCCACCACTACGACAAGTCGATCTCGACCCGCGGTCGCGGCCACGGCGTACAGATCGAGGCGCCGATTCTGGCCTTCCTGATCGAAACGAAGCAGGGGCGGGTGCTGTTCGACGTCGGCTGCGACTACAACAAGCTCAGCGATCCGGCGCTGCGTGCTCGCTGGTATGACCCGGAGGCGTTCCCGATGGGGCCGCCGCAAATGAGCGAAGAGCAGCGGCTCGAAGCGCATCTGGCCAAGCTCGGGCTGACCTGCAAGGACATCGACATGGTGTTTCTCAGCCACCTGCACTTTGATCACGCCGGTGGCCTGTGCGACGTTTGTGGCGCCGAAGTGCACGTGCACGAAGACGAACTGCACGCTGCCCGCGAACCAGCCGACGACGCCTACTTCGCCGATGATTTTGCCGGCAATGTACGCTGGCGTCTGCAGCAGGACGAGTACGATCTGTTGCCTGGGCTGCGGGCGATCAACACGCCGGGTCACACCGCCGGGCACATGTCATTGATGATCGAACTGCCGACCGGCGCGCCGGTGATTCTCACCGGTGATGCCGCCGACCTGAGCGAAAACCTCGACGACGAGATCGCTCCCGGTCTGTGCTGGCGCGACCGCGAGGACATGGCGCTGGACAGCATTCGCAAGCTCAAGCGCATTGCCGGTGAGACCGGCGCCGAACTCTGGCCAAACCACGATATGGCGTTCTGGCGCACCCTCAAACGTTTCCCGGAGTACCACGCATGA
- a CDS encoding ABC transporter substrate-binding protein, whose amino-acid sequence MTAPMLGSLRKTLAGITLAATTTLMPLAAQAIETLKIGTVVWAGYGPFYVADKLDLYKDLGLKVELQFFNDPALIPSAMAGRALDGGMLTYDQVVGSVAKGLKHRVVMPIDFSNGGDAIVADKSITSIADFKGKTIGYNPLSPSDFLLAYALQTHDLSEADIRPINMTPEGIPSAMASGSLPVGVTYEPNVSQILNMGSGERFHVIYSSKDAPGLITDVLVFDERVINQRGKAISAMIQGYQAGLDYMQANPEESAAIIGEVLGVSAAEAIEQMEGVYNIPLTEMAANFEPSDSTLSFYGSGAVIAELLLNNRQIPAIPDFSATYDASFVKALTE is encoded by the coding sequence GGCCATCGAAACCCTGAAAATTGGCACTGTGGTCTGGGCTGGCTATGGGCCTTTCTATGTCGCTGACAAACTCGACCTATACAAAGACCTGGGGCTCAAGGTCGAACTGCAATTCTTCAACGATCCCGCACTGATTCCTTCGGCAATGGCTGGCCGAGCCCTGGACGGGGGCATGCTGACCTATGATCAGGTCGTGGGCTCGGTCGCCAAGGGTCTCAAACACCGTGTCGTCATGCCCATCGACTTCTCCAATGGTGGCGATGCCATCGTAGCCGACAAATCGATCACCTCGATTGCCGACTTCAAAGGCAAGACGATTGGCTACAACCCACTGTCACCCTCCGACTTTCTGCTGGCCTACGCACTGCAAACCCATGACTTGAGCGAGGCCGATATTCGCCCAATCAATATGACCCCTGAAGGTATTCCCTCTGCTATGGCATCCGGCAGCCTGCCAGTTGGCGTGACCTATGAGCCCAACGTATCGCAGATTCTCAACATGGGCTCAGGTGAACGCTTTCATGTGATCTATTCCTCCAAGGACGCTCCAGGTCTGATCACCGATGTGCTGGTTTTCGACGAGCGGGTGATCAATCAACGCGGCAAGGCCATTAGCGCCATGATCCAGGGCTACCAGGCTGGCCTCGACTACATGCAGGCCAATCCCGAAGAGTCAGCAGCCATCATCGGTGAGGTGCTGGGTGTCAGTGCCGCCGAAGCCATTGAACAGATGGAAGGAGTCTACAACATCCCTCTGACCGAGATGGCCGCAAACTTTGAGCCGTCCGACTCAACCCTGTCGTTCTACGGGAGCGGCGCTGTGATTGCCGAACTGCTGCTGAATAACCGGCAGATCCCAGCTATTCCCGACTTTTCCGCCACCTACGACGCCAGTTTCGTCAAGGCACTGACCGAGTAA
- a CDS encoding fatty acid desaturase family protein, producing the protein MSKSKPLFRYADGLLPNSLAMAYGLGGYILGLALLLQPSWWLKLPGMLLLAHAMIIGAYLIHEFAHGTIFSKPVHNSRAGELFSWLTGGCYADFQDLRRKHMRHHVDRADVITFDSKVFINALPGWVRKLILALEWAYVPAVELIMHFYVVLMPFISQSEKHRARRGKVLAIILTRSVLFALLGWLSPSALVLYCAAWLIMITVLRFADAYQHTYDAVAVLEDDGKIPADKLRDRTYEQLNTFSNVVSLRWPALNLLLLNFSFHNAHHEKPVAPWYRLPKLHQELYGDGYRQVVPMAELLSSFHRHRLRRVVNDDYGEFVDGPRRAENFYGAVGVSFLTAV; encoded by the coding sequence ATGTCCAAGAGCAAACCCTTATTCCGTTACGCTGACGGCCTGCTGCCGAACAGTCTGGCAATGGCCTATGGTCTGGGCGGCTATATCCTGGGTCTCGCCCTGTTACTCCAGCCAAGCTGGTGGCTGAAGCTGCCCGGCATGCTGCTGCTGGCCCATGCCATGATCATTGGCGCCTATCTGATTCATGAGTTTGCACATGGCACCATCTTCAGCAAGCCCGTTCACAATAGCCGGGCCGGCGAGCTGTTCAGTTGGCTGACCGGCGGCTGCTACGCCGATTTTCAGGATCTGCGGCGCAAGCACATGCGCCATCACGTTGATCGCGCCGATGTCATCACCTTCGACAGCAAGGTGTTCATCAACGCTCTGCCGGGCTGGGTACGCAAGCTGATTCTGGCGCTGGAATGGGCCTACGTACCTGCGGTCGAGCTGATCATGCATTTTTATGTGGTACTGATGCCATTTATCAGCCAGAGCGAAAAACACCGGGCCCGGCGTGGCAAAGTATTGGCCATCATATTGACCCGCAGTGTGCTGTTCGCCCTGCTCGGCTGGCTGTCCCCCAGCGCCCTGGTACTCTACTGCGCGGCCTGGCTGATCATGATCACAGTATTGCGCTTTGCCGATGCCTACCAGCATACCTATGACGCTGTCGCGGTACTGGAAGATGATGGCAAGATCCCGGCCGACAAGCTGCGTGACCGGACCTACGAGCAGCTCAACACCTTCAGCAATGTGGTGTCACTGCGCTGGCCGGCACTCAACCTGCTGCTGCTCAACTTCTCTTTCCATAACGCCCACCATGAAAAACCTGTAGCGCCCTGGTATCGCCTGCCCAAACTGCATCAGGAACTGTACGGCGATGGCTACCGCCAAGTCGTACCTATGGCTGAACTGCTCAGCAGTTTTCACCGTCATCGCCTGCGTCGGGTAGTCAATGATGACTACGGTGAGTTCGTTGATGGGCCCAGGCGTGCCGAAAACTTCTACGGTGCTGTGGGCGTGTCCTTTCTGACGGCGGTTTAA
- a CDS encoding SDR family NAD(P)-dependent oxidoreductase: MQTLDYQGRTVLISGAASGIGLGLAQAFAAQGAKLELIDRNVQALAGTLEQLSALTQVRGHAVDLNDDLAVSDYATQLRQRLSRIDVLINNAGIELPTPVQDPAPDANQRWQLQLDNNVVSMLRLTRAVLPLLGEGSSVINQSSIWGLSAVAGFSAYVASKHAVIGLTRSLAWELGGQGIRVNAVCPGWVGTEAAFASLRSMARKSGRSEAEELKHILAAQAIPHLLTPADLAGTFLFLGAPVSAAITGQAIVVSRGEVMH; the protein is encoded by the coding sequence ATGCAGACACTGGATTATCAGGGTCGGACGGTACTGATCAGCGGTGCGGCCAGTGGTATTGGCCTGGGCCTGGCGCAAGCCTTTGCGGCCCAAGGAGCAAAGCTGGAGCTGATCGACCGCAATGTCCAGGCGCTGGCGGGTACGCTCGAACAACTGTCGGCGCTCACTCAGGTTCGCGGCCACGCAGTGGATCTGAACGACGACCTTGCAGTCAGCGATTACGCCACACAACTGCGCCAGCGCCTGAGTCGGATCGATGTGCTGATCAACAATGCCGGCATTGAACTGCCAACTCCGGTTCAGGATCCTGCACCGGACGCCAACCAACGCTGGCAGCTGCAGCTCGACAATAACGTGGTATCGATGCTGCGCCTGACCCGTGCAGTGCTGCCACTGCTTGGTGAAGGCAGCAGCGTAATCAACCAGTCCTCGATCTGGGGCCTAAGCGCAGTGGCCGGATTTTCCGCCTACGTCGCCAGCAAGCATGCGGTGATCGGCTTGACCCGTTCACTAGCCTGGGAACTGGGAGGGCAGGGCATACGGGTCAACGCGGTTTGCCCCGGCTGGGTCGGTACCGAGGCAGCCTTTGCCTCGCTGCGCAGCATGGCCCGGAAAAGCGGACGCTCCGAGGCCGAAGAGCTGAAGCACATTCTGGCAGCACAGGCCATTCCTCATCTGCTGACACCGGCGGACCTGGCTGGCACCTTTCTGTTTCTTGGCGCCCCGGTATCGGCTGCCATTACCGGGCAGGCCATTGTGGTCAGCCGTGGGGAGGTCATGCACTGA
- a CDS encoding HAD family hydrolase, with the protein MLQLVTFDLDNTLWETESVVAAAEQTLLVWLARQAPLFAQRLDAEARKALRREVLERDPELRHRVTALRVAVLEHGLRKAGYPVEEAQELALAGFQVFLDARHAVELFPHAEALLADLASRYALATISNGNADVRRLGLAKYFQAIVSADEVGISKPQPEPFLAALQRVGVEPGRALHVGDHPQDDIFGAQGVGMHSLWFNRLGSDWPDLPRPDGEVRCLGEIAGWIERYKPS; encoded by the coding sequence ATGCTGCAACTGGTGACCTTCGATCTGGACAACACCCTGTGGGAAACCGAAAGCGTGGTTGCGGCCGCCGAGCAGACCCTGCTGGTCTGGCTGGCACGGCAGGCCCCGCTGTTCGCTCAACGGCTGGACGCCGAGGCCCGCAAGGCCTTGCGTCGTGAGGTGCTGGAGCGTGATCCAGAGCTGCGCCACAGAGTGACGGCGCTGCGCGTTGCAGTACTCGAGCATGGTCTGCGCAAGGCCGGCTATCCGGTCGAAGAGGCGCAGGAGTTGGCCCTGGCCGGTTTTCAGGTGTTTCTCGATGCCCGCCATGCGGTCGAGCTATTTCCCCATGCCGAGGCGCTGTTGGCTGATCTGGCCAGTCGTTATGCGCTGGCGACCATTTCCAATGGCAATGCCGATGTGCGCCGGCTTGGGCTGGCGAAATACTTCCAGGCGATTGTCTCGGCCGACGAGGTAGGCATCAGCAAACCTCAGCCCGAGCCCTTCCTGGCCGCGCTGCAACGGGTTGGGGTCGAGCCGGGTCGGGCGTTGCACGTTGGCGACCACCCGCAAGACGATATCTTCGGTGCTCAGGGGGTGGGCATGCATAGCCTGTGGTTCAACCGCCTGGGGAGCGACTGGCCAGATCTGCCAAGGCCGGATGGTGAAGTGCGCTGTCTGGGGGAAATTGCCGGGTGGATTGAACGCTATAAACCCAGCTAG
- a CDS encoding ABC transporter permease, whose product MNAPAPTPETRTAAAKRKTRSRWWVVRGSLPPRTGALLSALGLAAPFFIWWLYTALGLNDPLFMPSPDAVLERVINWWQQDGLWNDIWISVYRVMAGFLISAIIALPLGLYLGTYKPVQATLEPLIDFIRYMPAVAFIPLVMLWVGIGEGSKILIIFIGTFFQMVLMAAEDIRRVPMAQIEAAQTMGATRSEIIRLVILPSARPALLDTLRITCGWAWTYLVVAELVASNSGLGYAILRAQRYMHTDKIFAGILLIGLIGLLTDQAFRWLGRRAFHWQTR is encoded by the coding sequence ATGAATGCACCAGCCCCTACACCTGAAACCCGCACGGCTGCGGCCAAGCGCAAAACCCGTTCGCGCTGGTGGGTCGTACGCGGCAGCCTGCCGCCACGGACCGGTGCATTACTGAGCGCCCTTGGCCTGGCCGCTCCCTTTTTCATCTGGTGGCTTTACACTGCGCTGGGCCTGAACGACCCACTGTTCATGCCCAGTCCTGATGCCGTGCTGGAACGGGTGATCAACTGGTGGCAGCAAGACGGTCTCTGGAATGACATCTGGATCAGTGTCTATCGGGTTATGGCTGGGTTTCTCATCTCGGCCATCATCGCGCTGCCATTGGGTCTGTATCTGGGTACCTACAAACCAGTGCAGGCAACCCTGGAGCCCTTGATCGACTTTATCCGCTACATGCCGGCGGTGGCATTCATCCCGCTGGTCATGCTCTGGGTCGGGATTGGCGAGGGCTCGAAGATTCTGATCATTTTCATCGGCACCTTCTTCCAGATGGTGCTGATGGCCGCCGAAGACATTCGCCGGGTACCAATGGCGCAGATCGAGGCCGCGCAAACGATGGGAGCCACCCGCAGCGAAATCATTCGTCTGGTGATACTGCCATCGGCTCGCCCGGCACTGCTCGATACCCTGCGCATCACCTGCGGCTGGGCCTGGACCTATCTGGTAGTGGCCGAACTGGTGGCCTCCAATTCAGGACTGGGGTACGCCATTCTGCGCGCCCAGCGCTACATGCATACCGACAAAATTTTCGCCGGCATCCTGCTGATTGGTCTGATTGGTCTGTTGACCGACCAGGCGTTCCGCTGGCTGGGTCGCCGCGCATTCCACTGGCAGACGAGGTAA